One Doryrhamphus excisus isolate RoL2022-K1 chromosome 17, RoL_Dexc_1.0, whole genome shotgun sequence genomic region harbors:
- the cd79a gene encoding B-cell antigen receptor complex-associated protein alpha chain isoform X1 — protein MATIHIFIICSMAVAFASGEVTLEVDRPWLRVQLFHTAFLDCCYRTDKPSIQATWHRHDSTRGPHQVNVSDTVMARDRTHSGITCGTLTLTSVQLNDSGLYRCWLNGTGIFTHGTYLQVYEPLDKTINLSEKAKNDILIAEGMLLFLCIIVPSVTLLLKSKKLHVLQKTMTKREVENIYQGLNLEDCCAMYDQIDRSKVGAGPYQDVLNNVDEEVQLENP, from the exons ATGGCaacaattcatatttttattatttgcagcaTGGCCG TAGCCTTTGCTAGCGGGGAGGTGACCTTGGAGGTGGACAGGCCTTGGCTGAGGGTCCAGCTCTTCCACACGGCCTTCCTGGACTGCTGCTACAGAACCGACAAGCCCTCCATCCAAGCCACCTGGCACAGGCATGACAGCACCAGGGGCCCGCATCAAGTGAACGTGTCAGACACGGTGATGGCGAGGGACAGAACCCACTCCGGCATCACCTGCGGCACACTGACACTGACCTCGGTGCAGCTCAACGACAGCGGGCTCTACCGCTGTTGGCTCAACGGCACCGGCATCTTCACTCACGGCACGTACCTGCAAGTGTATG AGCCGCTGGATAAGACAATTAACCTCAGcgaaaaggccaaaaatgacaTCCTGATTGCAGAAGGAATGTTGCTCTTTCTGTGCATCATTGTGCCTTCGGTCACACTCCTCCTCAAG TCGAAGAAACTCCATGTTCTGCAGAAGACAATGACAAAGAGGGAGGTGGAGAACATCTATCAG GGCCTCAATCTGGAAGACTGTTGTGCAATGTACGATCAGATCGATCGCTCCAAAGTTGGAGCGGGCCCCTACCAGGATGTGCTCAACAATGTGGATGAGGAAGTCCAGCTGGAGAACCCTTAA
- the cd79a gene encoding B-cell antigen receptor complex-associated protein alpha chain isoform X2 — MATIHIFIICSMAAFASGEVTLEVDRPWLRVQLFHTAFLDCCYRTDKPSIQATWHRHDSTRGPHQVNVSDTVMARDRTHSGITCGTLTLTSVQLNDSGLYRCWLNGTGIFTHGTYLQVYEPLDKTINLSEKAKNDILIAEGMLLFLCIIVPSVTLLLKSKKLHVLQKTMTKREVENIYQGLNLEDCCAMYDQIDRSKVGAGPYQDVLNNVDEEVQLENP; from the exons ATGGCaacaattcatatttttattatttgcagcaTGGCCG CCTTTGCTAGCGGGGAGGTGACCTTGGAGGTGGACAGGCCTTGGCTGAGGGTCCAGCTCTTCCACACGGCCTTCCTGGACTGCTGCTACAGAACCGACAAGCCCTCCATCCAAGCCACCTGGCACAGGCATGACAGCACCAGGGGCCCGCATCAAGTGAACGTGTCAGACACGGTGATGGCGAGGGACAGAACCCACTCCGGCATCACCTGCGGCACACTGACACTGACCTCGGTGCAGCTCAACGACAGCGGGCTCTACCGCTGTTGGCTCAACGGCACCGGCATCTTCACTCACGGCACGTACCTGCAAGTGTATG AGCCGCTGGATAAGACAATTAACCTCAGcgaaaaggccaaaaatgacaTCCTGATTGCAGAAGGAATGTTGCTCTTTCTGTGCATCATTGTGCCTTCGGTCACACTCCTCCTCAAG TCGAAGAAACTCCATGTTCTGCAGAAGACAATGACAAAGAGGGAGGTGGAGAACATCTATCAG GGCCTCAATCTGGAAGACTGTTGTGCAATGTACGATCAGATCGATCGCTCCAAAGTTGGAGCGGGCCCCTACCAGGATGTGCTCAACAATGTGGATGAGGAAGTCCAGCTGGAGAACCCTTAA